tacaaaaatcaattttccaacacctaaatcacatgaaaagatagATAACATTTGAGTTCGACTGTTGGTACCCCATAAATAGAGGGTCCAAATACAAAATGATTAACCGGCAAATAATTCAGTATAGATACTTAGTGCGATTCCTTTCGAGTAAGGGAAGTATAGACCTTTATGCATCAATAAATATACTGTGCCAGTCATATTATATGGTCTTTACGTGTACGTTCTATTGCTTTAATTAAGCATACATTAGACAGATATAGCCCTCCTCTCATCTTCGTTTTCATCTTATATATATACCTCGTCATTTGCCACATTCATGAGAGAAATTAAGAGAGGTCTGCTTTCTGTCTGGTTTTTGCATTTTTTGTGTCAGAGTCAGAGATAGAGTAAAAGAGCTGCTTCATTTCTTATCTTCTTGTAAACCATTAATTTTGTGTTCAAGAGAGATATGGAGATAGAAAGAGTGGAGATTGGAAGACCTAAAGAAGACATCGATGAAGAAGATGGACGTCAAAGAGAAGGTAATTGAATTATTGGTGCTGAGATTAGCTCATATATTAGCTATAATTCACAGTACCTtcatttgtactaattttgataaaTTTTTAATCCTAAATAGGTTAGTGTTAACTTAAAAAGATTAATGATGCATGGCTAATCAAAAATTGTCATTAGCTCACAACCGATTGTTTAATTTCTTAGAAGGAGAAAAAAGGACTGCATATTTAATTAGTTGATCAATCAACAGTAGAAAGTATATGTACAAAGATGCACCAGTACCCAAAGGGGCCAAAACTTCACTGCTCACTAACGgtgtaaatttttattttaaaatttgaaCGTCGGACGAGTTTTAAATTCAGGGTGCATATATCAACATTCCGGCGGTGATTAAGCTGACTTACGGACTTAATTCATGCATATTCCTTGATAACATAGAGTTTACGTATTTGAGATGCTTAATTACGTGGAATGATGTTAGACATGGTGGTGGTTTTGTCATGAGCTGACTAGCGTGAAGTGAAGAAAAGGAAATGAATGCAACGGGTACCTTTTGATTTCTGTTTCAAGTCTTTTTCTGATAAACAGAATCGGTAAAGTCCAAGATTATTAAAATGGCCACTTTTAACTtaggaaaaaaaaagtttggtCACACATTTTGAGTGCCCAACTTTATAAATCCCACTTGAAACTGAATCCGGAAATTATTACGAAATATGATCGTCACCTTCATTATCCTTATAACAAAGTGATCGCGATTGTTTTCTATTTTGGAGTAGGTAGgtgttttattttattaatagAGAAAACACAAGGGTGTGTGAATTGCTTTtcggtttcatcatattttttaaattctaaaatatgaaaATTGAATTTCAATTATTATTATATGGAGGTTGTACCATATTTGATTTATTTCATTTTACGATTTCTTTATGtaaaaagttttatttattgaTGTGGTATTTTTCCTTTGTGATCGAACATGAAAACTGAGATATTATTGCACAATTGCAGGCACAGTATGGTCCGCAACAGCACACTGTATTACAGCAGTGATTGGTTCAGGAATACTAGCATTATCATGGAGTGTGGCCCAACTGGGTTGGATTCTCGGTCCACCTGTTCTACTCGTTTTTGCTGCCATCACCTATTATACTTCAACTCTATTAGCTGATTGCTACAGGTCTCCACATCCGATCACTGGCTCTAGAAACCGGACTTATATGGCTGTTGTTAGATCCTATCTTGGTATAACTTTAACCCAAAATTTCATTTTGATGGGTTTGTAATTGCACAGGATTTAGTAATTAACCTGGCCTGGACTGAAACATGCAAATTCTGTTCATTTGGGTCTAAAATCTGTTGCTATTGCTTGCAGGTCCTAAAGATGTATTTATGTGTGCAATAGCACAATATGCAAACCTTTGGGGTGCTATGATCAGTTATACGTTAACCGCTTCCATCAGTATGATGTAAGTATCAATTTGGCGACAATAAAAAAAacgatttttcattttcaagacaGCTTATGTTCAACGTTTTTCGGAACTCTCATAATTTTTTCTCCTATACGAAAATTGTTTAGGTCAGTGACGAGATCAAACTGCTACCATGAACGAGGACAAACTGCAAAATGCACAACGAATGGAAATCTGTTCATGGTTATGTTTGGAGCAGCTCAGATTGTATTATCTCAACTTCCAAACATGGAGAAGATAACATGGTTATCAGTGATGGCTGCAACGATGTCGTTTGCCTATTCTATTATTAGCCTCTGTCTGTGTTTATTTAAATGGTTCTCCAACCATGGTGATGTTCAAGGTACTCCTTTTGGTATTATGGCCAGTCACGCAGCTGGGCTATCGCCAGCTTTAAAAACATGGAATGCCTTTCAAGCCTTAGGAAACATTGCTTTTGCATATACTTTCGCCGAGGTCATGATCGAAATTCAGGTAAATTTCGTATCAGTCTTTACTTTTTCCTTTGGAAGTCATAACAAGATTCATCCTACTTGGAAAACAAAATGAACCATTCATTCACTTTGCACAGGATACTTTGAGATCGCCTCCTTCAGAAAATGTAATAATGAAGAAGGCAAACTTGTATGGTATTGGGACAACTACAATCTTCTATCTATCGATAGGTTGTGTTGGATATGCAGCTTTCGGTAACAATACTCCTGGAAACATCCTTACAGGGTTTTACGAACCATTTTGGCTAGTTGATTTAGCCCACATCTGTATTGTAATCCATCTTGTTGGAGCTTACCAGGTAAAATCAGTcaattcttcctcttctgcaCATTTTTTTCTCTTTGCTCTAGCACTAATCCACATTGTCTTGAATTTTTCAGGTATTCGCACAGCCAATATTCGCAACAATCGAAAGGAATATCGTATCGAAATGGCCAGAAGCAACTTTCATAAATAACGTCTACACCGTAAGACTCCCATTGACTAAAGGAGGTTGTTTGAGCTTCAACTTATCGAAGCTtctaattcgatcaatttttatTGTCTTGACGACGTTGGTTTCCATGTTACTGCCTTTCTTCAATGCCATCATGGGTTTACTAGGTGCATCGTCATTTTGGGCTTTAACTGTATATATTCCAGTAACAATGTGCATCGTTCAAAGAAAGATAGGGAGAGGATCATTGAGATGGATTATGTTGCAGAGTTTGTCAGGATTTTGCTTCATTGCATCTTTTCTTGCAGCAGTCGGTTCAGTTGCAGGTATAATAGATAGTCTTAAAGGTGCTAAACCATTTcatatcgaatattaaggtttgTATGTAACCAGAAAGAAGTAAATATTGTAATCAACTACAAGAAAACCTAAGTAAATATGTTTCTTGTATTTCCTTTTACGTTGTCAGATATTTCTGTTCAATACAGTATTATTGTACGTAGTTTGTAGGTGAATTATGAGGTACAACCATACCGATGAAGTTGAATATATGTTAATCATTCTAATATCACAAAATCAAACAGTATTCATACTAGCACTTGAAAATAAGTACTAGAAAAGAAAGAAATCTCGTATACATAGTTAACATCATGGTGCAGTCTTAAATGGTAAGAGAAAAACGAAACAGAAGCTTCATGCCAACGGTGATGGACGAGTTCatcctttgcttccatggatgcACCATTTTGGTCCTAGGTGCCTTCTCTAAGTTCTCTTCATAATGATTTACGTCTTCATGCCTGAATTTTATAATAAAAGGCTTTCCAGCATCATGCGTAGTTCTCGGTATCTTTGGGATATGGGAAAATTGGGGATATGTCCCAAAATCGACTGTCATCTTGGGGATATGTCTTGGGACTCCAGTTTCCGGAATATGCCTCAAAGTAACGATTTCTGTCAAGGAGCCGTTAAATAATCAATTTATCGTATATGTGTCTGAAATTTATGTCTAAtttttttgaggttttttctGTCTAAATATGTTCCTGAACCTTGTAAACGTGTTAGTATATAATAGATCTGTATTTTAATCTGCACATATAATCTCAAGTGTGTGCGAATGTTGACTACTTAACGGTATTGGATGGGATTTTGGACGGATTGAGCATATTACCGAAAACTGGACTTCTTGAACATTATCCCCAAAATGACAGTTGATTTTGGTGCATATCCTAATCACCCCTTAGGATAATGGAAACTAATTTGCAGCATTTGCGAATGGCACTCTCACATGAAAACCTACATTCGTTGTTTGCAGCGAATGTTCAACAGAACACCACAAACAATGAAGATAGCTCTCTAACTAGAAGCTGCATGTGTGAAATCCGCTAGCAACAAAACATTGTGTTGAGATACGACAAATGTTTGGCGCGCTTCATTATGGCTCTCACGGTAGGACGTCATCCTTAACGAGGTAGGGGTCATATTCAATAGATCACGATAGGACGTCATCCCTTAACGAGGTAGGGGTCATACTCAATAGATCCAAGTAGGTAAAGGAAACCTATATGTATgtgttaaattagggtttcaagtcaGAGAACTCCCAACTATTGTGCACGAAAGAAATAGAAAATCATGGAAGCAATAAAGAaacctgaaaaaacgggggtctaacaataccacccaatatttcgcttagcaatctgtatggacaaactcgaatatatttttaatagaatcatcaagactcaatcaattaaaagtataacaatgagtttatatctctcttattgatttgatttactcaagcaggaactgtgagttctaatcaaatgcaaggaatagcttagatggtaccaaagaccaatatccaaggatcaatcaatgacaatcaacaaccaaaggttggattactctaattgatgatctaatgaacaacctgcattatttcaattataaagataaaacaatataatgcggaaattgaaataacacagacatcataaattttgttaacgaggaaaccgcaaatgcagaaaacccccgggacctagtccagattactgtgttaagccgctacagacactagaatactccaagctaacttcagactggactgtagttgaaccccaatcaatctcccactgatccaaggtacaattatgatcctacgcctctgatcccagcaggatactgcgcacttgattcccttagctgatctcacccacaactaagagttgctacgacccaaaatcgcaggctttgacaacaaacaaatatgtctcacacagacaagcctatcaaaggatcaatatttctcccacagataaaccctaaaggttttgttccgtcttttgataataatcaaggtgaacaggaaccaattgataatccggtcttatattcccgaagaacatcctagagttgtcaatcacctcacaacaatcttaatcgtatggtagcgaaacaagatgttgcggaatcacaaacaatgagacgaagatgtttgtgattactttttatatcttgcatattggagatatcaatatcaaaccaatcaatctgattgtactcgtatgatagaagatgcaagatcagatcacacaactacgataaaagtagtatcggtctggcttcacaattccaatgaagtctttaagtcgttaacctggttttagaagaagaaaaccaaaggttagaggagaaatgactctagcacgcaaactagtatcacagtaaggtgtggggattacttttgcacaatgtagatgtctcctttatatagtctttcaaatcagggtttgcaatcaatgttagcttagtaacaaagcactcaatattcactgttagatgaaaacctgatttagattcaatctaatatttctcaactgttagatcgaaaacttagcttgttacacacacttgaaaatgcacgcttataggtttgttaactgtacccaaacgtatgcacttgttggttcaacaatagttaaccaaaaggttatccatatgagcatttcatatcaaccatgttcttcttcaccataactagttcaaatgacttcaaatgaactagttagagagttgttcaattgcaaggaaatcttatgtactacacaagaaacaattgaagcaaagatgtttTGATTCATttgatcggttcatgaacttttatagccacggtttgcaaactgcattccttagtctttttaagattaagattaaaaatcatcttcagatatataatcttctcaagttcgcagactaggttcgcggacttaagttatcgggtagagtttacaaactcctgcagaaattctcgagtatgagaacttcgccgattcgcggactgagttcgcggacttagattcacgcaagtagtttttcaaatccagcagaagttttcgggtttgagaacttcggaagttcgtggacttggctcacgccattcttccagttctctttatcaacaaagtttgcaaactttggttcaaggaataggacttatacataaatgtttttccacaacaatgattatgtccaccattggttatgtaatttaaactctcatttcaatcattgaaacattcttagaggacgttatacaccatttctcgtcaaagcaattttcaagatgattgaaacatatcatgactttcgtcacatggtataaataaacttgatcaaagcgaaaagcttaccaacacatatttcgagatatagataggcgaggtatactcggctcgaaataccaaatgtgtataatccaagtctatatatatagcatacgacttcttgtctcaaagagtaggagatagagtagatatacttttgagtgataaataagttcaaatcttcacatacctttttgtcgagaagttccaccggttccttgtgcagttcttctacttgtatgatgaatcaccatgaagtccttgagctcaactatactttatatcctagtcggagacttatctataatagactagaaatcaagacttatatttttgatcactaacattgacaaacatgcttgagatagcaacgcatgcgagttcgaccgacaaatgctctaaaaatctccccctttgtcaattttactgacaaaactatcaatacatatggaatacaaaaaagataaagaaaatttagtagctcctattccacatgtctaatcttcaacattcctcgaaatcttcgtcacttccaagtactccaatgatcccaaaggttgtaagtttagcatcaccactgttgaagatccgtagctataacaatgagaaagcatcggtctcgatcattgttatacagtgtcatagtattattacacagtgtcaaagtccaattgtatcataacttcaacaataatactctggtgatatgtatcactccctcttagtcgataCTCCATCTCACTTGGAAACCACTctcctttacataatgatccgaaaaccatatgtatttatagtatgaactacatattaattctctccctttttgtcaataaaattggcaaaggtacaagaacaggatcataatgaaatttccgtgagagacatttcatgacaaaaggaaaaaaatacataccaacaaatttaggtgcaatcataaagccgaagctaaatgcattcatcaaggagtttacagatacaagataacccctctaaactTCCACAGCCGcaaacccctcaagatatgaccatgcattaagcacaagttcaaaagaactctcccccatttaatgtcattcccgaaagaacaacaagagagaccttaatttcaaaagaaaagaaggattttattggacatcgAAAACCATGAaaacgattttctatatccaaaaaactcaatcaaattaatcacaagtaaacccatgattaatttaatcggaatatacaatcaaattaaacacaagaggtgatcaattcaattgattatactcaacataagagaacttatggagacatgaaaatactcaactagattaattacaagagaacccataattaatctaattggaatacacaaccaaactaatcacaagagtaatcaatttaattgtcatttgtttttctcgacataagaaaacttacggagcaataactaaataaccaaacaagatgattaatttagttcaatatgctcgacataacatatctcacggaacaccaactaagataaaagatcaacttggttgtatagtgctcaacataagatacattacggagcctcacagtaatacataaaatatggatcagggatgatcaatactgcgga
The nucleotide sequence above comes from Papaver somniferum cultivar HN1 chromosome 8, ASM357369v1, whole genome shotgun sequence. Encoded proteins:
- the LOC113301174 gene encoding amino acid permease 8-like, whose amino-acid sequence is MEIERVEIGRPKEDIDEEDGRQREGTVWSATAHCITAVIGSGILALSWSVAQLGWILGPPVLLVFAAITYYTSTLLADCYRSPHPITGSRNRTYMAVVRSYLGPKDVFMCAIAQYANLWGAMISYTLTASISMMSVTRSNCYHERGQTAKCTTNGNLFMVMFGAAQIVLSQLPNMEKITWLSVMAATMSFAYSIISLCLCLFKWFSNHGDVQGTPFGIMASHAAGLSPALKTWNAFQALGNIAFAYTFAEVMIEIQDTLRSPPSENVIMKKANLYGIGTTTIFYLSIGCVGYAAFGNNTPGNILTGFYEPFWLVDLAHICIVIHLVGAYQVFAQPIFATIERNIVSKWPEATFINNVYTVRLPLTKGGCLSFNLSKLLIRSIFIVLTTLVSMLLPFFNAIMGLLGASSFWALTVYIPVTMCIVQRKIGRGSLRWIMLQSLSGFCFIASFLAAVGSVAGIIDSLKGAKPFHIEY